Below is a window of Rhodamnia argentea isolate NSW1041297 chromosome 11, ASM2092103v1, whole genome shotgun sequence DNA.
TGGGTCTGGGTTTGAAAATCAAACTTCATCCCACCCCCTGCCCCTTTGTAACCATTGGGCTGTCTGCTCAGGGTTCCTATGTCATCTCTTGATATTTGCTATTATCTAAGTCTTTCCCTCTAATCATCAAGTCAAGTCAGACATGAGAACAGAAAAAGCACAGGAAGATGTCAAGATAGACTTACAAGGAGCGACGAAGAAACCAAAGGCCAACATGCAACCTGTTGAAGGAGAGAAACAGAGTTAGCAAGGGCGAGAAATCAAGAGAGAGGATGAGGAATCAAGAATGCGAAACACTTACCGACGAATCCAACAACTTCAGTGACGGTCACCATTGTCCTTCACCGAGCAAGCTAaagcaagaaacaaagaaaaagaaaggttagTGCATGACacacagagacagagaggaagaagagtgtGCATAGAGAGACAAAGTGCAAGCCTacaagagagagagcaagagaatGTGTGCacgaagagagaagagagggaggaagaGAATGTGCGCGcaggaagagagaagagaggaaaaTAGTGCGTACCGGTTGAGAGCTCGGAGGAgggagatggaggaggagggagatcgttagtaacttttttttttttttttttaaacggaaATCTGTAATTTCCTGACGGATACAGTTATAAGAACCTGAAGTTCGTTTTAAATATGTTTCTTGTAAAAAACCAATCACAGCCCAACATTGCGATAACCTGAAGTTCCATACCTTTTGCCCCCGAAAACCACCGGGCCTTGCTGGCTGTCCAATGGGCGGGCCTTGTCTGGGCGGCCCAAGTCCGCCCAGTGATCAgcgccccttctctctctccacttcgCTTGTAGAGATGCCAAGAAATAAATGGTCCCTAGCTCGGCAACTCTTCCCTAGCAAAGCTGGTGGGGTTCCCGCGcgttttacttttgaaaattctctgcttttcaattatttttgcgTTCTCGCACCAGCTTCTAATTCGCATCTTTGAATGGTCTTTTCAAGAGATAGATATATGAAATCAGAGCAGTAAAAGTAATTAAACATTCCAAATTGTTGAAGTTTGATCTTTATGATTGTGGGTTCATGGTATTTTGCCTTAATGCAGGCTTGGTCGGATGCCAATAATCTACCATCTGGTCGATCTCACCTATGCGACGTAATGTGGAGAACCTTTGCAAATTTTAGCTTCAGGTATTCTTTGTTCTATACAGCATGTATCAAGCATTAAATCTCCTACTAACTGTTGTGGGGATCTTTGGATAATTGTCGATTGCAGTTCTATTACTTGTTCATTCTTAACCGTTATGGGGCTATATTTTTGGTTGACTTGCATATTCTTTTCAAGACAATGTATTCACTTGTTTTTTAATCATCTGCTAGTTGCTCCTTTAGCCACGCTAACACCGGAGGCCAATTCCGATACTAATCATCGAAGCCGCATGCACAACTTTTAACTAGCACAAGTCATGCACTAGGTTTTAAGAGCGAAAATCCGACTTAAGCTTCTAtgttcttttccccttttcctgTGGCCCATTGCAAACTGTTTCGAATCGAGCAGGAATTCGACAAGTCTCTAAGGTTGTTCTGGCCTCGGTGCCCTTCCTGATCGAATCATTGTGAGGGTCAATATACATGTACGGGAAGGTCCTAGTCAAGTGCTTTTTTCGGCTTGCTGAGTGTAGGCTGCTTCTGTAATCCAAAATGTCCAGCTAAATGAGTTAAAAACCATCATGGTTTCGTTAGGCAGGAATATAATCTCGGCTTGTTGATAATAGACGATGGAAGATGGAAACCCCATGCATGGCCAGCACCATTTATAGGGAGTTGAGCGAGGTGCACTCTCAAACTTCGAAAATGAATGCTCTGAAAGCGAAAACCTACATCGTCGAAGACATGACTCAATTGATTACAAGTGAAACCCGATTGAGAGACGCACAAGTTGTGCGGCACAACCTACCAATTTGATGCTTCCCTTCTTTTGATTTCACAAAAATGTCCAGTTTTCTCGTTATTTTACTTCGCAGCCTAGTACGCTGTTATTAGGTGAGTTCCGTTGTCGGCGGATGTTTTTGATAGAATCCCTCCTCTTTTGCAAGTCAAGATCggctaaaaataaaagtaagttGCAAACTTATCCCAAGAGTCAGATGGCCCTAATGAAATATTCCTAAGCCCTAAATTTTAACTGGAATGCCAATGTCAAAGGGGTTGAATGAAGAAGCAACTTCCTAGAGGCATGTCAGGCCAGTGCCGGTTGATTTGGACAGATCAAAGATGTACAATGGAATTAAAATGAACAGATGAGAAGGTCATCCATCTCCGATGCGTTTTCATTCACCTTTCCAACGTACAATTCATTCGAGTCACGTTTTGAATTTCAGACTCCTGGAGGTGGAGGGAGGCAATAGATACGCAGGAGATCTCGGATTAACATTCGCTATTGGATCTTCGTAACCCATCACTTCCATATCTGGATCCGCTGATTCTCTCGCACTAGTCTTCAGTTGAGCAGCAGCATTGTCGGGACCTCCTCCACGATTCGCCGCGCGTCCTTGCGAATCGGAAATGAGTGCGTGAGTTCAAAACCACGACCTCCAAGCAACATCATATGCCACACACGAATAAAAAAATGTTGCTAGGGTTCTTTCATACTACGAGTTCGAGCGCATTACCGAGGgagatgcagagagagagagagggagagagggaggagcgTCAGAACAAGAAGAACCGAGGGGGAACGAGATGGAGACCAAGCCATTGTCTTCGAATCCATTGTTAGGGTTTGTTTTCAGGCTGATGATGTGTGTTTTCGTGGACCAAGAATGTGACGCACGACAGGCTTCTTAGGTTATGGGGGATGTCCATTTCTGCcaagctctcttttttttttttttgtgcatttttttgACACGTACAAGGAAAGGAGACATCTGTTAAGGCTTATATAACGGTGATTCATGTGGTAGTATCTTCAAGAttgtctgcaaaaaaaaaaaacaaaacatgtcATCTTTAGCAAGAATTTCCGGACATTGTTGTGTTAATTAGGCTCCTTTTCTTAAGGATATACAGAGCATTAATCAATCTTAGTGGGTCGGGCCTAGCTCAACTTTGTTAGTCATGAACCAACTAAAACGCAATCTGGGATTAGATGGGCCGATGGTAGGCCGACTCGAGTCCGACATAGACATTTCGGCCCGGGATGGCCTGCGAGGCCCATGAACTATCATGAGACCGAGGTCGAAGATCGACACTGCTCATGATCGGAtggatttgaaaaagaaataatgtcTGCAGACATTAGTGTTGGGTAATGTCaagacaactcatgaaatttgaGTTTTACGATTGATATGCTTTGTTGATAAATTGGGACTATATGGTTCGAGATAGGACAGATATATATagtcattttccttaaaattatttataaaaaaaaaagttcagtgTTGTTATAATAAAAGCGTAGAACGATGTTACTGTAATATTACGTTAATTGTATTATAGACAATAATTGCTTATGTTCTCCAATAGGACGAGATTTTGTAGAAATATTGTATCCGATAAATGGATTTTCACTAATTTATGTTATCTAATGAAAAATCACAacaatgttattttttttttccattggtaCGAAaccaaataatcatattttgttCATAAGTTGTTGATTGATTAAATAAAAGACGTAAATTAAGTATAGAATTGAAGTACTTTTACGTGAGCACGATACTTCATGTGTTCCATATGAGTATTATTTGGTTTTGTTAAGTAGAGCAAACATGCGGCAGACATAAGTCTTATCTAGAATCACGTAACGGTTGTATTCTATAATCAAGTACGGGTATTTAACTGACAAGATGACATGTCAAACCGTCAATGAAATAGTTAAATGAGTGGCTCTATTTGACACCGAATAGAGTCTATTGCTTCACTTGACTTTATAAAGTCACTTGCTTAATTGATCTTACCATTACTTTTTCGACCTAAATatcttttaatgaaaatatGGGGTTTAATCAAAAGCCTTACAAAGGCGGATTGTGCTGAGCAGAACAGCAAGAGGATTTGCCTGGCAAGAAAAGGTGCTGTCGCTATTGGCCAACATGCACCGTGGAAAAGGGTCCCATTGCCTTGGCGAAGGAGAGCCACAAGAGAGCTTCACCTCCTTTTAGGATTTTGAAACTTCTCAGGAGTCTCGCGCATAAGATATTGTAATAAAGGTAACAAGTTCACATCATGAGTGTCTCAGTCACTGAAGAAAACCGAGGGAAGGGCCCCCATCTAATTTGAGCGGCTGAAATTCTTCGGTAACTACTTTGGACTGAACTTATCTCGACAGCTAATGGAAGTACGAGATGATGGTTCAAAAGGGTTTCTCGATAGGTGAAAAGTGGGTTCAGAAACAAGGACAGATCATCACACTGTGCAACCCTCGAAAGATTTGGTCGAGTGGTGAACCGTTCGGTCCAGATGATGGCATCTGCGAGGGTAGAGCCTTACTCGATACGTACTAACAGGCGAGCTCATGTGCATTCTCGAGAATTTTATCGGACTTTGAGATTTcgcagaaagaaaaggaaggaagagcGATAGGCGGAAAAGCCAAGAAGTAAGTTTGGAGGGCATCACGTGATTTGGTGGCCCATGAACAGCTCATGGTTTGCTGGTTGCATGTCGATACAAACTGGTGGGATGCGAGTTTCCCCTCGTCCTTAAGCGACCAAAAACATCTGAACTTACTTCTGTCACGATGAAACCCATCTgttttcttgatcttgattGATCGAATCCTGCACGTTGATCGAATAAAAGACATGAAGTCAAAGCATAAATGACATGAAGTCCCGCTTTGATTCAGACGACACGCCGCTCGTGTTGAGTATGTTGTGTTCTTTCAATCTATGAAATGCAGAAGCGAGTTATGTATCTGCAGATTGTAATATACGCTTCCCTCAGATTCCAAACAAAAGCAGTTGAAAGAACAGTAGAGAGAGATAGAGCCTGTAAAAGACAGCATCTTTAGACTACAACTTTGATGTACATCACGGTAAAACTTGAGTACAATACAATtctaacattatttttttatagctCTCTTTATTTCACATCTAGTACGTACTTGAACTCACCAAATCACTATGCTGACATAGAAAAAAGAGGCGGCCCGCTTTTACTATCGACTAAACAAAAGAAGGGGGAGGATCATCATTTTGGAACTTATGCTAAGAAGTCTCTTTCAATCGACATGGGAAAGAATcgccttccttttcctttctcagaACGGCTTCAGGATAGATCCTCAGAAATGAGGACGGTGAATCGATAAGATCTTGCGGGTCGCACAGCTGATTTTTCGATTCACCAGTCGAGCACAACAGATTTTCACAATGCCAGTTGATGACCAAGCCTCCGAATTACCGATTATGAGCTCTCTTGGAAGTTGAGCGATCGAGACAGCGCAGCTGGATTTGCTTGTAACACAGAAGAAGCTTCGACCGCGTGGTTCTTTTCGTCTCTCTTAGACTGGAAGGCCTTAAAGAGTACTCCCCTGCCAGCCGAATCAGAAGCCTCGTTTTTTATCCCGAGAGTCGCCCATATCGAGCTCTTTGCAGCTTCTCCAGGATCATCAATCCTTAATGTCTTTGGAATCCACAAGGATCTCTCAGGATTGGCTTCCTTTTGTGGCTCCTCTTCAGTGGAGTAGTTTGGTTTCACGATTTTCTCATCCCTGGAGTGTTTCCCCAAGGTCGGAGAATTAGGTCCAGAGCACGTGGCACTGTGGTTCGGAGAAGTTGGCTGGGCAACCCAAGGAATGTTCCAAGCCCCTGGCACACCGCAACTCCAATAAGCTGGCCCAGGGTAGAACGGCACGGCAAAACCAGGTGGACAGAAAGTCTGCGGGCCAGGGGATATTTGTGGGCTCCATGGAGCAGAATTCCATGCATAAGGCCAAGGAGCCCCCGGAAAGCATGGTAGCTGAGGAGGAAAACCCTGACAATTCGGCATCACAATTTCTTTGGTTCCATTTTTACTCTCCGCATGGTTGGAATTCACTGAGGTGGCTGAAGATCCATTCACATTGTCAACCCCGCTTCTCGCACTTCCACAAGTGCTTGGAATTATCACTCCTTCAGGTTTATGGAATCCATTTTTCCTGCAGTTATGCATTGCCTTATCAGCCAAATGCAAAACCGAAGCCATGGATTCACATAGAGGTGTATCTGACCCGAAGGTGAGGACAGTGCCATTAGGTTTCAATGGTGGGTGATGGACCCCGTTAGGGAAATCCGTCCGTACACTTTGCAGGGCTTCGGAAACGGCTAGATGACGGTAATGAGAAGCGGAGTTCTTGTTCTTGCGGCGGCCCGCACCCACGGGAACGTTCCTCATGGTCCCACCGGCTGTCCAGTATCTCTGGCAGTTCTTACAGAAGTGTCGGGGCTGGTTCACGTTGTAATTGTTGTAGTAACAGAATTTGGTGTCCATGCTATTACATCGAGGGCAAGGAAGTATCTTGTCAGGCTTCTTGAGCACCTTATCTTGCGAATTGCTCGTGTCGCTCTGCTCCTCTTCTGATTTGGATGCCTTTGGAATGGTGCTCTCCTTGTCGACTGACGGTGTCCTAGGGTTCTCATTTGTCACCGATATTGCGTCCTGGTTTGTGCCCTCCTCGAGATTCACAAACTGAGCTCCATTTTCCAGCTTGGCTATAGCTGATTTTTCATCCTGTGTTTCCTATATAGAGAGGAAAACATCTGTTTACACAACCTAACCAAATATttaatgttcaaaccaaacaacTCCACTGCAACAGGGGAACAGACCAAGAATGGTATGATAGCATTTATGGACAAAACTAATTCCAAAAGGAAGCCAACTCAAGGCACAGCCATACAAGCACTAAACTTAAATCAGCAAAGGACCAAACTGTATGTAAGATTGGCAATTGCTAAATTAAGCAAAAACTAGTGAATTGGATATTCTGAGCAATCTCAATAGTGCGAATAACGAAATCCAGACAGATGGTTTTCAGATATATAAATGTCCCTATTTTTCTGCAATTGTTTTAGAAGTTGAATATGCAACAGGTAAATGGCGGATTTCTTTGAAAGATTGAAGTTGATGGGTTGTCGTGGGGAATAAATTGATGACTGGATTCGAGGTCTTCGCCTGGCTTCAAAGAGCCACGACAAGCAACTTTTAGGAAAAGatcaagaaaaagagagggccTTGATCCAACAGGTAGCAGCATCCAGCACCCACTACCCAGGTTATTAAGAACAATCACCAGAGACCCTTCTGGATGTTTTAACAGAAGAACAGGCTGTGATTCGTCTTGTCAAGGaataaagaaaggaggaaacAATCAGAGCTAAACCATATCAACTTCAGAGCTCAATCATTTGTCTGGGAATTAAATTGGCCTAGAAAGAGATGATTGGAATTGTGAAACACAGAGATCAGAGCCAGCTCACAAACATGAACTTGCAAGGAGCATGCAACTATTTAGCAGCTGATCCTTACTCGCACAAAAGCAAAAGCCCCAAGCGCCAGCAAATTAACCTAATCTTCTACTTGGTCTCCAACCATCAATACAAGAAAAGATCCACCAACCAGAACCCCTCCCGACATGAACATCCTCGAACTTCCTCCATAATGAATAACTCAGTTTCAACTCCTTATTCGAATAGACAAATCTCAGTTCATTCAGAATCAAGGaacaccccacccccccccccacccccacccccaaaatTTCAAGATTCATTTCCGCCAAAAAATCCagcatcaatgcaaaagcaTGTCAACCCAAGTCAACAAGAAGAACGAAGGCTGACCCAATTCAAGTTCTCAAAGGCTGAGCATTCAGGGGAAAAATCACAGACCAACCCGTACCTTATTATCAcggtcttcttcctcttctcctcctcctctcttctcctccttctccttctcctccttcttctttgtcGTCCCTGCCTATATTCTCGTCAAGCGAAGGAGGATCTGTGCTTGGAATCTGACCAGTGTCGATGGCGCCCACCACATCCCCAGGAGGGATATCAGGCAAGGAGATCGTCTTCCCGAAGAGCTTGATCGCCGGGTCTTTTGCTTCCCCCGACATTTCTGCTCGCGCTttgtctttttcccctcccaaaataaaaaggaaaagacccaACAAGAAAAAATGGCAACTTTTCAGACacacagacagacagagagaggaagaggaggaggggggagaGTTGAGTGGACTCGGGGATTGATTGTGGGCGTTTTGATCCGTTTAATGAGGTCGGGGTGCCACGTCATCGACTGGGGAGAATTCTCAGCCACAAGTTCTTTGTGGCCTTCAAGGATCTCTTTCCCCTCCccgcttttccttttttgatgaTTCTCTCTTTCAATCCTACTCAGCACTTTCCCCGTCCATTTTCCgggaaaatttatattttgccCTCCATCCTATTTGTCGTAATTTGCCTCCTAACCTTTTTGAAAATTGGTGGCCATGTTGCCCTAACCGTCGACTttagccccaaaaaaaaattaattaattaaatctcATGACATATTTGATCGCGTGACTACACGCGATTTGTCTTGAAAGCCAAATTGgtcaccaaaaaacaaaaataccgataaaaaatatttcttaaaattatatgccgatttttcttttaacatcGGTTCCAATCAAATTCTCAACGAAATTTCTAGACCAGATGTGTACAATAAATCTTCCATCAATTATTCCGTCACATGTCGTTGTGAGATTGTGGCTTCAAGCAAAATTCGATAAGAGTCAACGAAcctatttcaaaaaattgagggGGCACTTTGCAAAAATTTGAAACGTGGAGGGGCAGTTGCAACAATCCTAAAAACTCGGGGACAACAAATGGGTAATTGCCCTTTTCACTTGTGTAttcctattaaaaaaaaaaaaatttacatgctCTTTGTGGAATCTTCACGAGTACTTTGGGCAGAGAAATCTGCAAATCTTTTAGTAGAAAGGCAGAAAAGCCCATCGCATCGAGTCCACGTCAACATCGAGGGCCACGTAACCTCGTGGGGGCTGGGACTCCACCACCTGCCACGTCGGATCCGTATTCTCCATAGGTGGGCCCCGCACCCCGGGAAAAGAAGTAAAGTGAGACACCCCACCACCAACCCTTATCATCACCATGACCTCACACGCTTATCGTTGATCGCACGTGTAAGGGCATCGTgcgcctaaaaaaaaaaaaagaagggagaaaaagCACAAAAGAATCTGCTACTAGTGGCTGAGGATTTTCCCTTGTGCGAGGCGCACAATCTGCCGAGAAGCCGACACGTGTTCGTTGCGCGCAAAACAAGGTGGACCCTACGAATGGGGAGCAAAACTCAGATAATATAGATTATGTCATAAAGTGCCTACAAAACGTGACCAAAACGAgtcctcttttacttttttcagaGAGATGGACCGTATCATTTTCTAATAACCTCCCTGTCATCGCGGACCTCTGTTTTTCTCCTTccccctccccaaaaaaaaaaaatttgtttataACATAAGTcgggaaaaatgtttttcgaaaaatcatCGGTGTAAAttgtgtctaaatatttatttaaacgatgaaaatatttttcgtttatttgttGGTAAATAATatcaatcatcattttttttaaaaaatatttttaatttgtttatttttcccgaaacaAATTGAGCCTAACAAAAAGCGCACGGTCATCTTGCACCATCTTAAGGGGACGCGTTTGGTAATGTTTAtgattctcttttctttttttattcttttgtttctcgagacaaaagaaaagagcaaaaatcTCGTTTGGAAatgtgaattgatttttttttttgttttcgggaACAAATTTATGCTCTCgggaatagaaatgagaagtaaaaaaaatatctttttgttatcaagaaaaaagagaaataatgtccttttaaaaaaacaaactcaATGTAACTCGTTTTTATAATCATGATTCCACCACTACTTTCACCAATAGTCGGTCATCACTGCCTCCATTGacatttctattatttttttcattttagtattAAAATTTTATATAGTTATTAAATACGTTCTTTTGCTCGGAAACTCTTTTCGTGAAGAGAATCTTATATTCTTAGTAAAAATGGTTTATGACTTGCATTAAAATGTGGGGGTGGAGGGGTGACACGTGCTATCGCGTACTTGAGCAACCCGCGGATGGAATCATATCGACAATCTATCTTCAGTGGATGACTTGGAAGAATCGAAGGTGCTTAGATCACGAATCTCGTAAAGATTCCAcgagcgttttttttttttcgagaaacgaattatttttaaaaaaatcgctTAAATCACTTATAATGAATAAcacgaaataaaattttcatcgtTCATAAAGTTAttaagatataatttttttctcgaTAACAAAAACATTATTTATTGAGTGCGATGAATGGTATTTTGCatgatattttctaaatcgtaTCGAGCACACTCACATGATCTTAACATCCACGAAATTAACATAAATTGTAGATCCTAGCCAGGTCGGCCTTCGCTTGTGAATAGTCGTCGGCCTTCGCCGAGGCCCGGCGACCCgtggagggagaaggaaaacaaagaacattaaaacattttaataatcattttcttgaaacgATTATTAAATTGCCTACGTTATTGTCAAGTTATATACCATATAAGACGATTGACGTCCTTAACCGTAATCTCCTGTCAAAATTCGCCGGAAAGACTAAAATGATAATTCGTCAAAAAGTTGAGACTCGGTTGGTATAATTGAAAGCTTATatataaattgacacaattacaatagtttTACTACGTTTTCggcatttttttcccttgaccATCCATAGAGTgcccgaaaaataaaaaaaaaaacattattctCATTGGGATTGTAATTGATTGGGTGTAGGTGTGACGCGGTACTCTTAAGAATAGGGAACCTAATATTGTCTTTTTATATAAAATTCCACCTTTTTATCGGAATTTATTGAAGCCTACtgctccctcttcttctttttgccagCCTATtgttttttgccaaaaaaaaaaattatccattttaCATAAAAAGATAGATACCTAAATTCAAGATAAAATACAAATCtcacaaaacaagtaaatctcaAAGATAAACTAGTTTGGTACAGTTGCAAAGACTTACCCATTCCACAAAAAAGAGCATGTCATAGCATCAAAGCATAATTGGCGGCCAATCGCCGAATATTGCATCAACATCCGTGATAAGCACACGTCtagatttctctctctaatAGCTACGATTTTTCCAATAGGCGATGCGCGCCTAAGTTCGGCATCCCTAGCAACATCACCATGTAAAGATAACGGCAACATCAATAGGTAAAATGGATACAGAAAACGTCTTGTAAATCACAGATTTATTTCGAGAGGGAAATAGAAGAGCACCCAAATCAATATCTAACTCAATATCGAGAGAGAAGACTTGCAAACAGATACCAAATGATTACAAAGTCACTTTCAAATGAGCCGAACGCTAAAGAGCGTCGTAGACTTGTAAAACGCTCGACTATATAGAGCAAGCACCAAAGTCGGAGCGAGAGAGCAAATCCGGAAGAGATATTCTTCGAGATGCCCGCGCTTCGAACTTGTAAGCTCAAATGCACAACATTGTCTACTTTTCGACGGAGTTGGACCAAGCAAGCAGATTCGGAAGAGGATATTCTTTCGAGGCACTCGCGTGTCGAACTTGAGAGCTCAAATGCATAGCAATGTCTACTTTCGATGATGATAGGACTaagcaaaatccaaatttactaGGAATGGGACggtagaaaaatgtttttttctctaatttgtgTCATGCCGTGTCGAGATTTATTTAATATGCGAAAAGAAGGGAGAAGAAAGGAAGTACACCTTTGTGAATCGACAAAGataaaattttgccaaaaatgTCAAAGTTTCTTCTATCTTCTAAAGCATCTTCGGTTCACATAGGATGGCGACTCCAAGAAACTAAATAAGCCTATCGCGGCACCCCTTTTAACGACGTTCAAATCGGCCGGCCGTGGCAGCACGAAATTCTGCACCATGCAGCATACGAGAGCACAATTGCCTATACGAACTTTCATTGCAATTCGAATTCGGTCCCCGTAAACCCAGATTTTTTTAAGGACATCGCGTATGATAGTATGGACCGTCAAGACGGGGAAGATCCATGCCGCTCCGATCACTGTAACGTGTTGCTGGGAAAGCTCGGTCTCATGTCACGGTGCAAATAAATTTAGATCTTGTTGGCTTTCAAACTTTAGAGATGTGGGTCATCTTCCCAaggcggccgccgccgccgccgtggcGTTAAACTCTTTGAGCAGCCTCCCTTTTGGTCTGCGTGGTTGCCCAAAACGGCGTCCGTTCAATGTCGCTTTCGATGGATTTGGATTTTTCGTGGGGTTAATCATGACACCGAAACTTCCTTCCGGGGTTCACCTCGTTTGACCAAAAATTCTCAAGAGCAATCCGCGCAATCAAGTGACGTGGCCGACCTGCAAAGACGCACCCTTCTTCTAACTCGTTCTTGCCGAGAAAGCTAAGGTTATTTCCACACGTGGTTGGGAAATTTTCTTGCATATTgctaattcattttattttatttttttggtcgaatattgCTAATTCATATAATTAGGTAGGGTTTCGATAATTTTCGTGATTTGCGCAGGTCATGGTTTCACGGTCTAAAACTCATCTGGGGCCACAATAAGACTGCATGCGGAATCCATGAAAAGCTCCCTACAGCCCAATACCTAAATAAGAATTTGTGGGTACGACTTAGAAAGGTATCCTCACGCATGATCCATGAACTGGTTCCAATTGGagaaagtttgttttttttttttttttttttttttttcaaatggagAAAGTTCAAAGCCCTCTTAATAAAGGGTTCCGTGAACAAGTGTCGGCTCCGTTGAAATTAGATCATCGATAGAAGGAAAAATTTGTAGTAGTTGAGGtaaaattataacaaaaaaaaagtcataaatttattgtgcggcggccaattcggtcataaacttaTCGATTtgactaattcaatcataaacatcttGACGATTTTCAAGGTTCCCAATATATTCTAAACTAcggtattgatttttttgtgggaaaagtgtcgaaaaaatcctaaactattgcatttgtgccaattaagtcttaaactttttaattgtgccgatttagtcATTAACCTTTTGACCTTAAGTCAATCCGGTCCTTGGGACTAATTTTGGCAAGAtattgctaacgtggatgccggtTGTTTACGTAGCACGACTAAcattgacatggacatttttaaataaacattttaaataattttgtatttttatttttttttttcctttctttttgtttctatcttttttttcctctttcctggTGATCGGGACGGCCATAGGCGGCTAGGGCTGGCCTCGCTacggcgagggcgaccctcgcccaagcaAAGTCGACTGTCGCTTGTGGCGAAGAGGCCGGCagaaagaggataaaaaaattataaaaaaaaaggcagaaacaaaaagaaaggaaaaagaaattaaaaattaaaaattaagaattttcaaaataatgaaaatatcattaaaaagatGTTTACGTTAGTGCTAGCCGTACCACGTCGGCCGGTTGATGACCACATCAGCAatatccaatcaaaattagatGGAACGACAGAATTGACTCGAAATcaaaagatttgggactaaattgatatcga
It encodes the following:
- the LOC115727181 gene encoding LOW QUALITY PROTEIN: cyclic dof factor 2 (The sequence of the model RefSeq protein was modified relative to this genomic sequence to represent the inferred CDS: inserted 2 bases in 1 codon), with the protein product MSGEAKDPAIKLFGKTISLPDIPPGDVVGAIDTGQIPSTDPPSLDENIGRDDKEEGGEGEGGEERRXGEEEEDRDNKETQDEKSAIAKLENGAQFVNLEEGTNQDAISVTNENPRTPSVDKESTIPKASKSEEEQSDTSNSQDKVLKKPDKILPCPRCNSMDTKFCYYNNYNVNQPRHFCKNCQRYWTAGGTMRNVPVGAGRRKNKNSASHYRHLAVSEALQSVRTDFPNGVHHPPLKPNGTVLTFGSDTPLCESMASVLHLADKAMHNCRKNGFHKPEGVIIPSTCGSARSGVDNVNGSSATSVNSNHAESKNGTKEIVMPNCQGFPPQLPCFPGAPWPYAWNSAPWSPQISPGPQTFCPPGFAVPFYPGPAYWSCGVPGAWNIPWVAQPTSPNHSATCSGPNSPTLGKHSRDEKIVKPNYSTEEEPQKEANPERSLWIPKTLRIDDPGEAAKSSIWATLGIKNEASDSAGRGVLFKAFQSKRDEKNHAVEASSVLQANPAALSRSLNFQESS